A section of the Gloeobacter violaceus PCC 7421 genome encodes:
- a CDS encoding superoxide dismutase encodes MAHTLPPLPYDENALAPYVSAQTLSFHYGKHHTGYLNNMNKAIAGTELESLSLVDLIRTAAKNAEQKTLFNNAAQVWNHTFYWNSMRPGGGGEPGGTLGEMIKDAFGSYDEFKKQFVTAGTTQFGSGYAWLVKDGEKLVVTKTPNAETPITDESKLPLLNMDVWEHAYYLDYQNLRPDYENAFADNLINWEFAEKNLERVFAG; translated from the coding sequence ATGGCTCATACACTCCCGCCGCTGCCCTACGACGAGAACGCTCTCGCTCCGTACGTTTCGGCTCAGACTTTGAGCTTCCATTACGGCAAGCACCACACCGGCTATCTCAACAACATGAACAAGGCGATCGCCGGCACCGAGCTGGAGTCGCTGTCGCTGGTGGACCTCATCCGTACCGCCGCCAAAAATGCCGAACAAAAGACGTTGTTCAACAACGCCGCCCAGGTCTGGAACCATACGTTCTACTGGAACAGCATGCGCCCCGGCGGCGGCGGCGAGCCGGGCGGGACGCTGGGCGAGATGATCAAAGATGCCTTCGGCAGCTACGACGAATTCAAGAAGCAGTTCGTCACCGCCGGTACCACCCAGTTCGGCAGCGGCTACGCCTGGTTGGTCAAAGACGGTGAGAAGCTGGTGGTCACCAAGACCCCCAACGCCGAGACCCCCATCACCGACGAGAGCAAGCTGCCGCTGCTCAACATGGACGTCTGGGAGCACGCCTACTACCTCGACTACCAGAACCTGCGCCCCGACTACGAGAACGCCTTCGCCGACAATCTGATCAATTGGGAGTTTGCCGAGAAGAACCTGGAGCGCGTCTTCGCGGGTTGA
- the bioB gene encoding biotin synthase BioB, with translation MCRAPMPSTVSEISRIYHQPLPDLLFEAQRVHRAHHDPREVQLCTLSNIKTGLCPENCGYCSQSVHHKSGLAAQELSSLDAVMAEAQAAKAAGSTRFCMGAAWREIKDGPPFERVLEMVRSVAALDMEVCCTLGMVKPHQAERLKQAGLTAYNHNLDTGPGYYPQVVTTRTYKDRLETIRAVGAAGISVCCGGILGMGESLTDRFELLESLGSLDPTPESIPINCLVPVAGTPLADSSPVEPLDLVRMVATTRILFPDAMVRLSAGRLQMSEELQALCFLAGANSIFTGPKLLTTPNPEHSHDQKLLEKLGMEPKTTQ, from the coding sequence ATGTGCCGTGCGCCGATGCCCTCGACCGTCTCCGAGATTTCGCGGATCTATCACCAGCCGCTGCCCGATTTGCTCTTCGAAGCCCAGCGCGTCCACCGTGCCCACCATGATCCGCGCGAAGTGCAGCTTTGTACCCTCAGCAACATCAAAACCGGTCTGTGCCCCGAAAATTGTGGCTACTGCTCCCAGAGCGTTCACCACAAAAGCGGCCTGGCAGCCCAGGAACTCAGTTCCCTCGACGCGGTAATGGCCGAGGCGCAGGCAGCCAAGGCGGCGGGTTCGACTCGATTTTGCATGGGGGCTGCCTGGCGAGAAATCAAAGACGGTCCGCCGTTCGAGCGGGTGTTGGAGATGGTGCGCTCGGTGGCGGCACTGGACATGGAAGTCTGCTGCACCCTCGGTATGGTCAAACCGCATCAGGCCGAACGCCTGAAGCAGGCAGGACTCACCGCCTACAACCACAATCTCGACACCGGCCCCGGCTACTACCCGCAGGTGGTGACCACCCGCACCTACAAGGACCGGCTCGAAACGATCCGGGCGGTGGGTGCGGCGGGTATTTCTGTGTGCTGCGGCGGCATCCTGGGCATGGGTGAATCGCTCACAGACCGCTTCGAGCTACTCGAATCGCTCGGCAGCCTCGACCCAACTCCCGAGTCGATCCCGATCAACTGCCTAGTACCGGTGGCGGGCACCCCTCTGGCCGACTCGTCGCCCGTCGAACCGCTCGACCTGGTGCGGATGGTTGCCACGACCCGTATTCTTTTTCCAGATGCCATGGTGCGCCTTTCGGCAGGGCGCCTGCAGATGAGCGAGGAACTGCAGGCCCTTTGCTTCCTGGCCGGGGCCAATTCGATATTTACCGGCCCGAAACTGCTCACCACCCCCAACCCCGAGCACTCCCACGATCAGAAGCTGCTTGAAAAATTGGGTATGGAGCCAAAGACGACCCAGTGA
- a CDS encoding DUF4351 domain-containing protein, whose protein sequence is MLYFKHFRRRQIGRKFGSVSDDLSCRIATVTEIDKLEQLAGAIIDAENIEGFTAYLDCNA, encoded by the coding sequence ATCCTGTACTTTAAACATTTTCGCAGGCGGCAAATTGGCAGGAAATTTGGCTCCGTATCGGATGACCTGTCTTGCCGCATTGCGACAGTTACGGAGATTGATAAGTTGGAGCAGTTGGCCGGTGCCATTATCGATGCCGAAAATATCGAGGGCTTTACCGCCTACCTGGATTGCAACGCCTGA
- the cphA gene encoding cyanophycin synthetase, producing MRILQTHALRGPNYWSIRRHNLIVMQLDLEELEEKPTNLIPGFDDRLLALMPSLMQHGCSEGRDGAFMERVTEGTWMGHVIEHVALELQTLAGMDVAFGRTRQTSTYGVYNVVFSYVEEAAGRYAARAAVRICRTLVAGEPYTELEQDIQELKEIREEVRFGPSTASIVEEAQTRGIPHIRLSEKSLVQLGYGIHQKRIQATTTTNTSIIATELASDKTATKGMLASVGIPVPRGTTVRRLADLEEAIEELGGYPVVLKPLDANHGKGITVDVRDLKTAQSAYDAAREFSKEVIVEQYITGKDYRILVINHQVVAVAERVPAHITGDGRQSIHELIDQVNRDPRRGFGHENVLTLITIDEMTQRILDLRGHTLDTVLAEGEICYLKSTANLSTGGTAIDRTDLLHPNNAFLAERVSRNIGLDICGIDLICPDISQPINEVGGAVIEVNAAPGFRMHIAPSEGLPRNVAEPVVDMLFPPGAKTRIPIIAVTGTNGKTTTTRLIAHILRGIGLRVGFTTTDGVYIQNQMVMKGDMTGPFSAKLVLKDPTVEAAVMETARGGILREGLGFPVCDIAVVLNVTADHLGLKGVETLEDLARVKSVVPESVHPDGFVVLNADDELVADMAHDAKAPVSYFSLDPQSPLIQDHVSRGGIAAVFEEGHVSILKGAWKLRVERVVNIPLTLSGRAVFMIQNVLAATLAAFLHGIKIDDIRAGLGSFVPSPAQTPGRLNVFDVNGFEVIVDYAHNPAGYEAIQQVLERMDNPRKIGVIGGPGDRRDEDLRKLGYLAAGMFDAAIVKEDDDRRGRAPDEAASLIVEGIKQRNPEFPFQTILDEAEAVEHALRNAACSDLVVIFPADVQRTIQIISRVKEESDPVRLP from the coding sequence ATGAGAATTTTGCAGACCCACGCCCTCAGAGGGCCGAACTACTGGAGCATCCGGCGCCACAATCTGATCGTCATGCAGCTGGATCTGGAGGAGTTGGAAGAAAAACCGACCAACTTGATCCCCGGCTTTGACGACCGGTTGCTCGCCCTGATGCCCAGCCTGATGCAGCATGGCTGCTCGGAAGGTCGCGACGGCGCCTTCATGGAGCGGGTGACCGAGGGTACCTGGATGGGCCACGTCATCGAGCACGTCGCCCTCGAATTGCAGACTTTGGCCGGCATGGACGTCGCCTTTGGCCGCACCCGCCAGACGAGCACCTATGGCGTCTACAACGTCGTGTTCTCCTACGTCGAGGAGGCGGCCGGGCGCTACGCGGCCCGCGCGGCGGTGCGCATCTGCCGCACCCTGGTGGCGGGGGAGCCCTATACCGAACTGGAGCAGGATATCCAGGAACTCAAAGAAATCCGCGAAGAAGTGCGCTTTGGACCGAGCACCGCCTCGATTGTCGAAGAAGCCCAGACCCGCGGCATCCCGCACATTCGCCTATCCGAGAAGTCGCTGGTGCAGTTGGGCTACGGCATCCATCAGAAGCGTATCCAGGCGACCACCACCACCAACACCAGCATCATCGCCACCGAGCTTGCCTCCGACAAAACCGCCACCAAGGGCATGCTCGCCTCGGTGGGCATCCCGGTCCCCAGGGGCACCACCGTTCGCCGTCTGGCCGACCTCGAAGAGGCCATCGAGGAGCTGGGCGGCTATCCGGTGGTGCTCAAGCCGCTTGATGCCAACCACGGCAAGGGCATCACCGTCGACGTCCGCGATCTGAAGACTGCCCAATCGGCCTACGACGCGGCGCGCGAATTTTCCAAAGAAGTGATCGTCGAGCAGTACATCACCGGCAAGGATTACCGGATCCTTGTGATCAACCACCAGGTGGTGGCCGTGGCCGAGCGCGTCCCTGCCCACATCACCGGCGACGGCCGCCAGAGCATCCATGAACTGATCGATCAGGTCAACCGCGATCCGCGCCGGGGCTTTGGCCACGAGAACGTGCTCACGCTCATCACCATCGACGAGATGACCCAGCGGATTCTGGATCTGCGCGGCCATACCCTCGACACGGTGCTGGCGGAGGGCGAAATCTGCTATCTCAAATCCACCGCCAACCTCAGCACCGGCGGCACCGCCATCGACCGCACCGACCTGCTGCACCCCAACAACGCCTTTTTGGCCGAGCGCGTCTCGCGCAACATCGGGCTGGATATCTGCGGCATCGACTTGATTTGCCCCGATATCTCCCAGCCCATCAACGAGGTGGGAGGGGCGGTGATCGAGGTCAACGCCGCACCGGGTTTTCGTATGCACATCGCTCCCAGCGAAGGGCTGCCGCGCAACGTGGCCGAACCGGTGGTCGACATGCTCTTTCCCCCGGGTGCCAAGACGCGCATCCCGATCATTGCCGTTACCGGCACCAACGGCAAAACCACGACCACGCGGCTGATTGCCCACATCCTGCGCGGTATCGGCCTGCGGGTCGGTTTCACGACCACCGACGGCGTCTACATCCAGAACCAGATGGTCATGAAGGGCGACATGACCGGCCCCTTTAGCGCCAAGCTGGTGCTCAAAGACCCGACCGTCGAAGCGGCCGTGATGGAGACCGCCCGCGGCGGCATCCTGCGCGAAGGGCTGGGCTTTCCGGTGTGCGACATCGCCGTGGTGCTCAACGTCACCGCGGATCACCTGGGGCTCAAGGGCGTCGAGACCCTCGAAGATCTGGCCCGCGTCAAGTCGGTGGTGCCCGAATCGGTCCACCCGGACGGCTTTGTGGTGCTCAACGCCGACGACGAGCTGGTGGCGGACATGGCCCACGACGCCAAAGCACCGGTGTCGTACTTCAGCCTCGACCCCCAGAGTCCGCTTATCCAGGATCATGTCTCCCGCGGCGGCATCGCAGCGGTATTCGAAGAAGGCCACGTCTCGATTCTCAAGGGCGCCTGGAAACTGCGCGTCGAGCGGGTGGTCAATATCCCGCTCACCCTATCGGGCCGGGCGGTCTTCATGATCCAGAACGTGCTTGCGGCCACCCTGGCGGCCTTTTTGCACGGTATCAAAATCGACGACATCCGCGCCGGGTTGGGCAGCTTCGTGCCCTCCCCGGCCCAGACGCCGGGGAGGCTCAACGTTTTCGACGTCAACGGTTTTGAGGTAATTGTCGATTACGCCCACAACCCGGCGGGCTACGAGGCCATCCAGCAGGTACTCGAGCGCATGGACAACCCCCGCAAAATCGGCGTCATCGGCGGCCCCGGCGACCGGCGCGACGAGGACCTGCGCAAATTGGGCTACCTGGCCGCGGGCATGTTCGATGCCGCCATCGTCAAAGAGGACGACGACCGGCGCGGCCGGGCTCCCGACGAGGCGGCGTCGCTGATTGTCGAAGGCATCAAGCAGCGCAACCCCGAATTTCCGTTCCAGACGATTCTCGATGAGGCGGAAGCGGTGGAGCATGCCCTGCGTAATGCCGCTTGCAGCGATCTGGTGGTGATCTTCCCGGCGGATGTGCAGCGGACGATTCAGATCATCAGTCGCGTCAAAGAAGAGTCTGACCCGGTGCGTCTGCCCTGA
- the purU gene encoding formyltetrahydrofolate deformylase, with protein MSPATRTLLISCPDRRGIVAAVSQCVLEAGGNILRSDQHTTDPLGGIFFMRLEFLYANAPADDDGFARCFAPVAERFAMDWRLVRTGEPKRMALFVSRLDHCFVDLLWRRQSGELPVKIPLVVSNHPDLEPVAAQYGLPYHYLAIDKTNQPAREAQMLNLLEGEVDFIVLARYMRVLSPQFVERYAGRIINIHHSFLPAFVGASPYERACERGVKVIGATAHYVTEELDAGPIIEQDVVRVNHRDQVADLKLKGRDIERVVLARAVKWHVEDRVLIYGNRTVVFV; from the coding sequence ATGTCCCCTGCCACCCGCACCCTACTCATTTCCTGCCCCGACCGCCGGGGAATCGTGGCCGCCGTCTCGCAGTGCGTGTTGGAGGCGGGGGGCAACATCTTGCGCTCCGACCAGCACACCACCGACCCGCTCGGGGGCATCTTCTTCATGCGCCTCGAATTTCTCTACGCGAACGCGCCTGCCGACGACGACGGCTTCGCCCGCTGCTTCGCGCCCGTGGCCGAGCGCTTTGCGATGGACTGGCGGCTGGTGCGCACGGGCGAACCCAAGCGCATGGCGCTATTCGTCTCGCGGCTGGACCATTGCTTTGTCGATTTGCTGTGGCGCCGGCAGTCGGGAGAACTGCCTGTCAAGATCCCGCTGGTGGTGAGCAACCACCCCGATCTCGAACCGGTGGCCGCCCAGTACGGTCTGCCGTACCATTACCTCGCGATTGACAAAACCAACCAGCCCGCCCGCGAAGCCCAGATGCTCAACTTGCTCGAAGGTGAGGTCGATTTCATCGTTCTGGCCCGCTACATGCGCGTACTGAGCCCACAGTTTGTGGAACGTTACGCCGGGCGGATTATTAATATCCACCACAGCTTCCTGCCTGCCTTCGTGGGCGCTTCGCCATACGAGCGAGCCTGCGAGCGGGGAGTGAAAGTGATCGGCGCCACCGCCCACTACGTCACCGAAGAGTTGGACGCGGGGCCGATTATCGAGCAGGACGTGGTGCGGGTCAACCATCGAGACCAGGTAGCCGATCTCAAACTCAAAGGCCGCGACATCGAGCGCGTCGTGCTCGCCCGCGCGGTCAAATGGCATGTTGAAGATCGCGTTTTGATCTATGGAAATAGGACCGTAGTTTTTGTTTGA
- a CDS encoding DMT family transporter: MVWSGPSGAFWGEVTLHPLILLAVAIASEVIGSSALKLSEGFSRPLPSLLVVLGYGAAFYLLGLTLKAMPLSVVYAIWSGVGTAATAFIGVVLFREVLDAPRLIGIALIIVGVLVLNLSGGGRL, translated from the coding sequence ATGGTTTGGTCTGGCCCGTCAGGGGCTTTTTGGGGGGAGGTGACTTTGCATCCGTTAATCCTGCTGGCTGTCGCCATCGCCAGCGAGGTGATCGGCTCCAGCGCGCTCAAATTGTCGGAAGGTTTCAGCCGTCCCCTGCCAAGTTTGCTGGTAGTACTGGGCTACGGCGCAGCGTTTTACTTGCTGGGTCTGACCCTCAAGGCGATGCCGCTGAGCGTGGTTTACGCCATCTGGTCCGGGGTGGGCACGGCGGCCACCGCCTTCATCGGCGTCGTTCTCTTCCGCGAAGTACTCGACGCGCCCCGCCTGATCGGCATCGCCCTCATCATCGTTGGCGTGCTCGTCTTGAATCTTTCGGGCGGCGGCCGCCTCTGA